One window of Medicago truncatula cultivar Jemalong A17 chromosome 2, MtrunA17r5.0-ANR, whole genome shotgun sequence genomic DNA carries:
- the LOC25488095 gene encoding FCS-Like Zinc finger 15: MVGLSVVLESQKGGGISNSKKKETPKVINKTMMLSSINNKQSSIVSFSSYFHHESHFQEQQTTFLELCFLCRKKLLPGKDIYMYKGDRAFCSVECRCKHIVMDEEESNNIQNENCYYAAISSSSSEASYHHEKGRRNQNGGFAY; this comes from the exons atggtgGGTTTAAGTGTAGTGTTAGAATCTCAAAAAGGTGGTGGTATTAGCAATAGCAAGAAGAAGGAAACTCCAAAAGTGATTAACAAAACAATGATGCTTAGTAGTATCAACAACAAACAATCTTCTATAGTTTCTTTCAGTTCTTATTTTCATCATGAATCTCATTTTCAGGAACAACAAACAACGTTTCTTGAGCTTTGTTTTCTTTGTAGGAAAAAGCTGTTACCTGGAAAAGACATCTACATGTACAA agGGGATAGAGCTTTTTGTAGTGTGGAATGTAGATGCAAGCATATTGTGatggatgaagaagaaagtaacAATATTCAGAATGAGAACTGTTACTATGCtgcaatttcttcatcttcttcagaagcttctTATCATCatgaaaaaggaagaagaaaccaaAACGGTGGTTTTGCTTATTGA